The Allorhodopirellula heiligendammensis genome includes a window with the following:
- a CDS encoding polysaccharide biosynthesis/export family protein: MDRNSTGPFVAWLGMGLVLLGCTSGCSALGLSCTSGSPLTKEAEAVLEQSRIPHGIARENAKTVLPPHRLQPGDTVLIEPVSLDRDLRLPADQTVLADGTIDLGPYGRIVLAGQDLEQAEALIEQQIDFQTREQLETCRQAGCEPKKSRGGIAETSRDCDSIAINVRLLEPVHRYYVLGEVNAPGAYPLSGFETVLDAIVAAGGLNSSANPCQILLSRPSEPCECRVTLPVCYREIVQLGNTASNYQLRPGDRIFVASRSCFDEMMFWRARQGCPRCEACNRACPHPEFSPAIDMSPVANTMISPGSTGWLKLSNAPASPDSMLEPASNSDSPTQQSPRRETLGDYLSPAEENSVGGAASDIDGELDFEPLETPARQ, from the coding sequence ATGGATCGAAATTCGACTGGGCCGTTCGTGGCGTGGCTGGGAATGGGGCTCGTGCTGCTTGGTTGCACCAGCGGATGCAGTGCGCTCGGCCTGTCGTGCACGTCCGGCAGCCCCCTGACCAAAGAGGCAGAAGCGGTCCTCGAGCAGTCTCGAATCCCCCATGGGATCGCACGCGAGAACGCCAAGACGGTGCTCCCGCCGCACCGCCTGCAGCCCGGTGATACGGTCTTAATCGAGCCGGTCAGCCTCGACCGCGACCTGCGTTTGCCTGCCGACCAAACGGTTTTGGCCGATGGCACGATCGACTTAGGACCGTACGGTCGCATCGTTCTCGCGGGCCAGGATCTCGAGCAAGCCGAAGCCTTGATCGAACAACAAATTGACTTTCAAACTCGCGAGCAGTTGGAGACGTGTCGGCAGGCTGGGTGCGAACCAAAGAAATCCCGCGGGGGTATCGCCGAGACGTCCAGAGACTGCGACTCGATCGCGATTAATGTGCGATTGCTCGAACCAGTGCATCGCTACTACGTGCTCGGCGAGGTCAATGCGCCGGGCGCCTATCCGCTGTCTGGATTCGAGACCGTGCTCGATGCCATCGTTGCCGCAGGCGGACTTAATAGCAGCGCCAACCCCTGTCAGATCCTGTTGTCGCGTCCGTCGGAACCCTGCGAATGTCGGGTGACGCTGCCAGTCTGCTATCGAGAAATTGTTCAGCTGGGAAATACTGCGTCGAACTACCAACTGCGCCCCGGTGATCGTATCTTCGTGGCGTCGCGGTCCTGCTTCGATGAGATGATGTTTTGGCGTGCTCGCCAAGGCTGTCCGCGATGCGAAGCTTGCAATCGTGCGTGCCCGCACCCCGAGTTCTCGCCTGCAATCGACATGTCTCCGGTAGCTAACACCATGATCTCGCCGGGCAGCACCGGGTGGCTGAAGCTATCTAACGCACCGGCGAGTCCGGACTCCATGCTCGAGCCCGCATCGAACTCCGATTCGCCGACGCAGCAGTCGCCACGGCGGGAGACATTGGGTGACTACCTCAGTCCCGCCGAAGAGAATTCGGTGGGGGGAGCCGCGAGCGACATCGATGGTGAGTTGGACTTTGAACCCCTGGAAACGCCCGCACGACAGTAG